In Tenebrio molitor chromosome 8, icTenMoli1.1, whole genome shotgun sequence, a genomic segment contains:
- the LOC138137565 gene encoding adenomatous polyposis coli homolog isoform X1 translates to MSLPVSQYEALLAEVRGLRRKAQRVQQLATPLLSNCSSDVNPAVPLVHQQNDEVRFRSSSCKMEPLLTGRQHNGGSSTNCDGGATSSADGDTTCSEDECNGARCTSTHMSVSSEPITHRDHGISMLYHGTWPVERTMWNSEPISNRSSAPAHTNHAELTSVMSFASSSGGALLGSPSLSRRSSQQLEAKVDMVYSLLAMLSGQEHADMGETLLALSTNPESCLAMRQSGCIPLLVQMVQSDREPDARRKAASALHNLVHSQPDEKLRKREVRVFKLLEHARAYTEALRNNKEFELEVTSSASEDDDRHPVQTVAHLMKLSFDELHRQAICTLGGIYTIANLVEAEHVNHGSTADEQHCILMRRYACMALTNLTFGDSGNKALLCSFREFMRALVVQLQSPSDELRQVTASVLRNLSWRADSTSKEILREVGSVTGLMKSAMMDNKENTLKSILSALWNLSAHCTENKSEICSVEGALGFLVDMLTYKTPSKSLAIIENSGGILRNISSQIAVRDDYREVLRRHNCLQVLLDQLKSPSLTIVSNACGTLWNLSAKCAVDQEALWQMGAPAMLRSLNHSKHKMIAMGSSAALKNLLSARPSQTVLPVMDSTALAMDLPVLPTLGARKQKALLQDLDQTLSETYENIEKDSPVKVSRDDKHDFVPRSKKHPRQSNDNSPEFKYSDYETDFSSLTMGEPSTSYDAKNLSLPYEASNDLNKKFFVKSKTARNISADSDSRSFNVCLDSGLQSPVKFDLDSGSSSSMDNDKCKTAELKLKEISVYSDEKDHCSIEDVSDSDNQSSIGVDHRLVQDDSSLLASGLVARKEVAHSSILSAKSLPPPNFKHPNLASSNITMFEGDIDEIDMDDISIHFTSESEQSKDVEEDTEKQDVENEKKSHLQEIVEENTTENWRDVSSKIPNKTSGIPLPRSLPRPIPSSSTNHPDTCDTDSSTRKYSKSNIGRLSIGLPRRTIQTSTPIRINGKTRRGEGSSETCKVQNIDTELDEPSPIVPSNAVDLVLSDVECSLPGLEFSSESSRSEVEQASVNLNNSQEHNTPEETALTPETSDEMDVKVAAETSPEEYSYLSPEACVSFSLKDERDRLLERSCEESNLVDNRMLDPDAMIESLDRFTAELVSQASHLQSNGDDKYKDNTWNEDTSPNEVTFPSISGSAPNVITFDSNDSSVPETGEDKPKETEQQSNDFSSINTSTMTESTLIAIEATRMATVFKNEAEMSHSISSVASLELDKVQPPSLLESVNSDPTKSPKVTPSRRRSLPKGLMVRRALSNSLNNGSSLESLENNSLSNLDQVNPPSALGEVLDMESSITSVASLPSENAEVKTDFVINGAVNRNNSLLTSKVTTLFANCSNLNSLTDLENMNPPSLFNEITDLCNSLADVPTEAIASETEMFEDCYTHVLPTEEDVTEFSDANSATPIQSDVGSSSPEVSPKKSKSIAKPMTSKQRRNLARDRYKTYTVAAEMVMREEEDKQSSSEDFKTVDCSSSENYQSVADSQTYSVKGTKMTPREKRQNDRSRFETRVVEEAVTNLLQQPVIEGSPPKVPDSPQSTPSGSPSRTKLSIRRNFMQKRLENKDRFKTQTLNEASFSPELSASPETDLHLMVQREANLVLKSLRETKTTTDELLECETLSLVSNDDDSEQNSANSVNYRTYHKSWGLKKNVPVIEPPPPAEDCPAQASQEEDKSAKPKIVKPLDKPAEEKPAEEEPQGKAIRGRRKPLYSKTTSKIAPKAAKTPIRNMTSNLVRNVTSSIKSVKQATKPPPATKPPTPQSRTSSGYGTKSSSPKTSPARTASKPKLERQGTFTKEEPKSRIPTPGSAKAPSRIPARSFNSASSDRTTRTVKTTYGRSTSADSTNRRMPNSGSNQSLKGAPAKRATIPMPGQRSGSNTSLNSNGTSTKKQVTSKIASLWKKIEESKNKQPAKKDTRVWIQSEGTETTGLTRSNTFDNKNGVTMRNKTKDKDDGKRVSRLGSFIVMDDTEDGVRVQQIIDAAAAD, encoded by the exons AATGACGAAGTGAGATTCAGAAGTTCTTCCTGTAAAATGGAACCCCTGCTGACGGGAAGACAGCACAATGGCGGCTCATCAACGAAC TGCGACGGTGGTGCCACGAGCAGCGCCGACGGGGACACCACCTGCAGCGAAGACGAATGCAACGGGGCCCGATGCACCAGCACCCACATGTCCGTCAGCAGCGAACCCATCACCCATCGAGACCACGGCATTTCGATGCTCTACCACGGCACTTGGCCCGTCGAGCGGACAATGTGGAACTCCGAACCCATCTCGAATCGATCTTCCGCCCCCGCACACACAAACCATGCG GAACTAACCAGCGTGATGAGTTTCGCGTCGAGCTCCGGCGGGGCCCTTCTGGGGAGTCCCAGCTTGTCGCGCCGCTCCTCCCAACAGCTCGAGGCCAAGGTGGACATGGTGTACAGTCTGTTGGCGATGCTGAGCGGCCAAGAGCACGCCGACATGGGGGAAACCCTCCTGGCGTTGAGCACCAACCCCGAGAGTTGTCTCGCCATGAGGCAGTCCGGGTGCATCCCGCTGCTCGTCCAGATGGTGCAGTCGGACCGCGAACCCGACGCCAGGAGGAAGGCGGCGTCGGCTTTGCACAATCTCGTGCATTCGCAACCCGACGAGAAGCTGAGGAAGAGGGAGGTGAGGGTGTTCAAACTGTTGGAACACGCCAGGGCGTACACCGAAGCGCTGAGGAACAACAAGGAGTTCGAATTGGAAGTTACGTCGTCGGCGTCGGAAG ATGATGACAGACATCCGGTGCAGACGGTGGCGCATCTGATGAAGCTTTCGTTCGACGAATTGCACAGACAAGCGATCTGCACACTCGGAGGGATCTACACAATTGCCAATCTCGTCGAG GCGGAACATGTAAATCACGGAAGCACAGCAGACGAACAGCACTGCATCCTAATGCGTAGATATGCTTGTATGGCCCTCACCAACCTCACTTTCGGCGACAGTGGCAACAAAGCTTTACTGTGTTCGTTTAGGGAATTCATGAGAGCACTCGTTGTACAATTGCAAAGTCCCAGTGACGAGCTGCGTCAG GTGACCGCCAGCGTGCTGCGCAACCTGTCGTGGAGGGCCGACTCGACCAGCAAGGAGATACTGCGCGAGGTGGGCAGCGTCACCGGTCTGATGAAGTCGGCGATGATGGACAACAAGGAGAACACGCTCAAGTCCATTCTGTCGGCGTTGTGGAATCTGTCGGCGCACTGCACCGAAAACAAGTCCGAAATCTGTTCGGTGGAGGGGGCGCTCGGCTTCCTGGTGGACATGTTGACGTACAAGACTCCGTCGAAGTCGCTGGCGATCATCGAAAACTCCGGCGGGATCTTGAGGAACATCTCGAGCCAGATCGCCGTGAGGGACGACTACAGGGAGGTGTTGCGGCGGCACAATTGTCTGCAAGTGCTGTTGGACCAGCTGAAGTCGCCCAGTTTGACGATAGTGAGCAACGCCTGCGGCACGTTGTGGAACCTCTCGGCGAAGTGCGCCGTCGACCAGGAGGCACTGTGGCAGATGGGGGCGCCCGCGATGCTCCGCAGCCTTAACCATTCCAAGCACAAGATGATTGCGATGGGGTCGAGCGCCGCCTTGAAGAATCTCCTGAGCGCGCGACCCTCGCAGACGGTGCTTCCAGTGATGGATTCCACAGCTTTGGCGATGGACCTCCCAGTTTTGCCCACGCTCGGGGCCAGGAAACAAAAAGCCCTCCTCCAGGACCTGGACCAGACGCTGTCCGAGACGTACGAGAACATTGAAAAGGACTCCCCGGTGAAGGTCTCCAGAGACGACAAGCACGACTTCGTGCCCAGATCGAAGAAGCACCCGCGACAATCCAACGACAACAGTCCCGAGTTCAAATACAGCGACTACGAGACGGATTTCAGCAGCCTCACGATGGGGGAGCCTTCGACCAGCTACGACGCGAAGAATCTCAGTTTACCCTACGAGGCGAGCAACGACCTGAACAAGAAGTTTTTCGTCAAAAGTAAAACCGCGAGAAACATCTCCGCCGATTCGGACAGCAGAAGCTTCAACGTGTGTTTGGATTCGGGGCTGCAGTCGCCAGTCAAGTTCGATCTCGATTCGGGCTCGTCGAGCTCGATGGACAACGACAAGTGCAAAACGGCCGAACTGAAACTGAAAGAAATCAGCGTCTattcggacgaaaaagatcaTTGTTCCATCGAGGACGTGTCAGACTCCGACAACCAATCGTCGATTGGAGTCGACCACAGATTGGTACAAGATGATTCGAG CTTGCTCGCGAGCGGGTTGGTGGCTCGCAAAGAAGTGGCACATTCGTCGATTCTCTCCGCGAAGAGTTTGCCGCCCCCCAATTTCAAACACCCCAATCTGGCCTCTTCCAACATCACCATGTTCGAAGGCGACATCGATGAGATCGACATGGATGATATTTCCATACATTTTACGtcagaaagtgag CAAAGCAAAGACGTTGAAGAGGATACCGAAAAGCAAGACGTGGAAAACGAGAAGAAATCTCATCTCCAGGAAATCGTCGAGGAAAATACGACGGAAAACTGGAG AGATGTGTCGTCGAAGATTCCGAACAAAACCAGCGGGATACCCCTTCCGCGAAGTTTGCCGCGGCCTATACCTTCGTCGAGCACGAACCATCCAGACACTTGCGACACCGACTCGTCGACGCGAAAATACTCCAAATCAAATATCGGTCGTCTGTCGATCGGTTTGCCACGTCGCACCATCCAGACTAGCACCCCGATCAGGATTAACGGTAAAACGAGACGAGGTGAGGGGTCAAGTGAAACCTGCAAAGTACAAAATATTGACACCGAGCTGGACGAACCGTCTCCAATCGTTCCGAGCAATGCAGTCGACCTGGTCTTGTCGGACGTGGA GTGCAGTTTACCGGGGCTAGAATTTTCCAGCGAATCGTCTAGAAGCGAGGTCGAGCAAG CATCGGTCAACTTGAACAACTCTCAAGAGCACAACACTCCTGAAGAAACGGCGCTGACTCCCGAAACGTCTGACGAAATGGACGTAAAAGTTGCTGCAGAGACCAGCCCCGAAGAGTACTCCTACCTGAGCCCCGAAGCGTGCGTCAGCTTCAGCTTGAAGGACGAACGCGACCGCCTCCTGGAGCGCAGCTGCGAGGAGAGCAACCTCGTCGACAATCGAATGCTCGATCCGGACGCGATGATCGAGTCTTTGGACCGCTTCACGGCCGAACTGGTCTCGCAAGCGTCACACCTCCAGAGCAACGGCGACGACAAATACAAAGACAACACCTGGAACGAAGACACTTCCCCGAACGAAGTGACATTTCCTAGCATCTCGGGGAGCGCTCCCAACGTGATCACATTCGACAGCAACGACTCGTCGGTGCCAGAGACCGGCGAAGACAAACCCAAAGAGACCGAACAACAGTCGAACGATTTCTCGTCGATCAACACGAGCACGATGACGGAGTCGACGCTGATCGCCATCGAAGCGACCAGGATGGCGACG GTGTTCAAAAATGAAGCTGAGATGTCGCACAGTATCTCCAGCGTGGCGTCTTTGGAGCTGGACAAGGTGCAGCCCCCGTCTCTCTTGGAGTCCGTCAATTCTGACCCCACGAAGAGCCCCAAAGTGACGCCTTCGCGGAGACGGTCGCTTCCGAAGGGTTTGATGGTGAGGCGGGCGTTGAGCAACTCGCTCAACAACGGCTCGAGCCTCGAAAGTCTGGAGAACAACAGTTTGTCGAATTTGGACCAGGTGAACCCCCCGTCCGCCTTGGGGGAAGTCCTGGATATGGAGAGCAGCATCACCAGCGTGGCGAGCTTGCCCAGCGAGAACGCCGAAGTCAAGACGGATTTCGTGATTAACGGCGCCGTCAACAGGAACAACTCGCTCTTGACGTCCAAGGTTACGACGTTGTTCGCCAATTGTTCGAATTTGAACAGCCTGACCGACCTGGAGAACATGAATCCGCCCTCGTTGTTCAACGAGATCACGGATTTGTGCAACTCGTTGGCGGACGTCCCCACAGAGGCGATCGCCAGCGAGACGGAAATGTTCGAAGATTGCTACACTCACGTTTTACCGACCGAGGAGGATGTTACCGAGTTCTCCGACGCCAACAGCGCCACTCCGATCCAGTCCGATGTCGGGTCGAGCAGCCCCGAAGTCTCCCCGAAGAAGAGCAAGAGCATAGCCAAGCCGATGACGTCGAAGCAGCGGCGAAATTTGGCCAGGGACCGGTACAAGACTTACACCGTGGCGGCCGAGATGGTAATGAGAGAAGAAGAAGACAAACAATCGAGTTCTGAAGATTTCAAAACTGTGGATTGTTCGAGCAGCGAGAATTATCAGTCGGTCGCGGACAGTCAAACGTACAGCGTCAAGGGTACCAAGATGACGCCTAGGGAGAAGAGGCAGAATGACAGGTCCAGGTTCGAGACCAGGGTTGTGGAAGAAGCGGTGACCAATTTGTTGCAACAGCCGGTGATCGAGGGGAGTCCCCCGAAAGTTCCGGACAGTCCGCAGAGCACTCCATCGGGGAGTCCGTCGAGGACGAAGTTGAGCATCAGGAGGAACTTTATGCAGAAGAGGTTGGAGAACAAGGACAGGTTCAAGACGCAGACTCTGAACGAAGCGAGTTTTTCGCCGGAGTTGTCAGCTTCTCCCGAGACGGATCTCCATTTGATGGTCCAGAGAGAGGCCAATTTGGTGTTGAAGAGTTTGAGGGAAACGAAGACGACGACGGACGAGTTGTTGGAGTGTGAAACGCTGAGTCTTGTGTCGAACGACGACGATTCCGAACAAAATTCAG CCAATTCAGTCAACTATCGAACGTATCACAAAAGTTGGGGTCTGAAGAAGAACGTCCCCGTGATAGAACCTCCGCCTCCAGCCGAAGACTGTCCGGCGCAAGCCAGCCAGGAAGAAGACAAGTCGGCAAAACCAAAGATCGTGAAACCGCTGGACAAACCTGCCGAAGAAAAGCCCGCGGAGGAAGAGCCTCAAGGTAAAGCGATAAGAGGCCGTCGGAAACCTCTGTATTCGAAAACGACGAGCAAAATAGCACCGAAAGCGGCGAAAACACCGATCAGAAACATGACCTCGAATCTAGTCAGGAACGTGACGTCGTCGATAAAGTCCGTGAAACAAGCGACCAAACCGCCCCCAGCGACCAAGCCGCCCACGCCGCAGAGTCGAACCTCGAGCGGATACGGGACCAAGTCCAGTTCGCCGAAAACCAGCCCCGCCAGGACGGCCTCCAAGCCCAAGCTGGAGCGTCAAGGCACGTTCACCAAGGAGGAGCCCAAGAGCAGGATACCGACACCGGGGAGCGCCAAAGCGCCGTCGAGGATCCCAGCGCGGAGCTTCAACTCGGCGAGCTCCGACAGGACGACCAGGACGGTGAAGACGACGTACGGGAGGTCGACCAGCGCGGACAGCACCAACAGGAGGATGCCGAACTCGGGCTCGAACCAGAGCCTGAAAGGTGCCCCGGCGAAGAGGGCAACCATACCGATGCCGGGACAGCGCAGCGGGAGCAACACGAGTCTGAATTCGAACGGAACGAGCACAAAGAAACAAGTTACCAGTAAGATAGCGAGTCTGTGGAAGAAAATCGAAGAGAGCAAGAACAAGCAGCCGGCGAAGAAAGACACCAGGGTGTGGATTCAAAGTGAAGGGACGGAGACGACGGGACTGACGAGGAGCAACACCTTCGACAATAAGAACGGAGTGACGATGCGGAACAAGACCAAGGATAAGGATGACGGGAAGAGGGTGTCGAGGTTAGGGTCGTTCATTGTCATGGATGACACGGAAGATGGCGTCAGAGTGCAGCAAATTATCGACGCGGCAGCAGCTGATTAA